A section of the Acidimicrobiia bacterium genome encodes:
- a CDS encoding SBBP repeat-containing protein, protein MARCVWSCSLQGKPRSPDAGCRGVHRGSGGGGDLVWADQLGGGSDDYGRGVAVDGSGNVYTTGYFFGTADFDPGAGTLNLTSAGSGDVFVSKLDSAGNLVWARQLGGGLDDIGQGVAVDGSGNVYTTGHFSGTADFDPGAGTLNLTSAGASDVFVVKLGDTTDPVVTPPSDVVEEATGPSGAVVSFGSGSATDNVGVTSGPTCVPPSGSLFPIGVTTVTCSASDAAGNVGSASFTVTVIRASTVGLVDPAQGLWYLRNGAGAVTSFYFGNPGDFPIVGDWDCDGDDTPGMYRQSDGFVYLRNSNTQGIADIRFFLGNPGGLPIVGDFNADGCDTVSIYRPSEGRFFIINALGQNDGGLGAAEFSYYFGNPGDKPFVGDFNGDGTETVGLHRESTGLVYFRNTHTQGVADSQFIFGDPGDRLIAGDWGIVDGVDTPAVFRPSTTTFYFRHTNTQGNADSQFTWGSTTWLPVAGAFGL, encoded by the coding sequence GTGGCGCGCTGTGTTTGGTCGTGCTCGCTGCAGGGCAAGCCTCGTAGCCCTGATGCTGGTTGCAGGGGTGTTCATCGTGGCTCCGGCGGCGGCGGTGATCTCGTTTGGGCCGACCAACTGGGCGGCGGCAGCGATGACTATGGCAGGGGGGTGGCGGTGGATGGGTCGGGCAACGTGTATACCACGGGCTACTTCTTTGGGACGGCGGATTTCGATCCCGGTGCCGGCACGCTCAATCTGACCTCGGCTGGCAGTGGCGACGTGTTTGTCTCCAAGTTGGATTCCGCCGGCAACCTGGTGTGGGCCCGCCAACTGGGCGGCGGCCTCGACGACATTGGCCAAGGGGTGGCGGTGGATGGGTCGGGCAACGTCTATACCACCGGTCACTTCTCGGGGACGGCGGATTTCGATCCCGGTGCCGGCACGCTCAATCTGACCTCGGCGGGCGCTAGCGACGTGTTCGTGGTGAAGTTGGGCGACACGACAGATCCGGTGGTGACGCCTCCTTCTGATGTGGTGGAGGAGGCGACGGGTCCTTCTGGTGCGGTGGTGAGCTTCGGGTCGGGTTCTGCCACCGACAATGTTGGAGTGACTTCGGGTCCGACGTGTGTTCCGCCTTCAGGTTCGTTGTTTCCGATCGGGGTGACGACGGTGACGTGTTCGGCGTCGGACGCGGCGGGGAATGTGGGTTCGGCGTCGTTCACGGTGACGGTGATTCGAGCATCTACGGTGGGTTTGGTGGATCCGGCGCAGGGCCTGTGGTATCTGCGGAACGGTGCCGGTGCGGTGACGTCGTTCTACTTTGGCAACCCGGGGGATTTCCCGATTGTGGGGGATTGGGATTGTGATGGGGATGACACCCCAGGGATGTACCGCCAGTCCGACGGGTTTGTCTACCTGCGCAACTCCAACACCCAGGGGATTGCCGATATCCGGTTCTTTTTGGGGAACCCCGGAGGCCTCCCCATCGTCGGAGACTTCAACGCAGATGGCTGTGACACGGTTTCGATCTACCGGCCGTCGGAGGGCCGCTTTTTCATCATCAACGCCCTCGGCCAAAACGACGGGGGCTTGGGTGCCGCCGAGTTCTCCTACTACTTCGGTAACCCCGGCGACAAGCCGTTTGTGGGTGATTTCAACGGTGACGGGACAGAGACCGTCGGGTTGCATCGCGAGTCCACCGGACTGGTGTATTTCCGCAACACCCACACCCAGGGTGTCGCCGACTCCCAGTTCATCTTCGGGGATCCCGGTGACCGGCTGATCGCCGGAGACTGGGGGATCGTCGATGGGGTGGACACCCCGGCGGTGTTCCGACCCTCGACGACGACCTTCTACTTCCGGCACACCAACACCCAGGGCAACGCCGACTCGCAGTTCACCTGGGGATCAACCACCTGGCTGCCGGTAGCAGGAGCATTCGGTCTCTGA